Proteins from a single region of Nerophis lumbriciformis linkage group LG36, RoL_Nlum_v2.1, whole genome shotgun sequence:
- the nox1 gene encoding NADPH oxidase 1 has translation MANWIINNGVTYLTLVVWMGINLFLFVWFYLFYDLGDQFFYTRHILGSALAWARAPAAVLNFNCLLILLPVCRNLLSLIRGSLVCCSRSLRKQLDKNIDFHKLVAYTIALMTAVHVIAHLLNFEWYNNSRRGEYGELSTALSDLEDSSNTTYLNPFRSTDIDPQQNPTYVVFTTIAGITGVIITLALILIITSSMEVIRRSYFEVFWYTHHFFIIFFAGLVIHGAGRIVRSQTTTNPPHNFTICKDRFNDWGRIPECPVPQFAGGFPQTWMWVIGPMILYLCERLLRLVRYLQTVHYRKIVLRPSKVLELQLVKSGFKMEVGQYVFLNCPAISQLEWHPFTMTSAPEEDFFSVHIRSAGDWTEKLISIMEQLPEGIQGPKMGVDGPFGTASEDVFTYEVSMLVGAGIGVTPFASILKSIWYKFKESNPKLRTRKIYFYWLCRETHAFEWFADLLQVLEREMEERGIGDFLTYKLFLTGWDQSHATHAMVHFDKETDVVTGLKQKTSYGRPNWDKEFEEVRKENPSAVVGTFLCGPAVLAKVLEKKCVKFSDVDPRKTKFYFNKENF, from the exons GTGGTGTGGATGGGCATCAACTTATTCCTCTTTGTGTGGTTCTATCTGTTCTACGACTTGGGGGATCAGTTCTTCTACACGCGACACATCTTAGGG TCGGCTCTGGCATGGGCGAGGGCGCCTGCAGCCGTGCTCAACTTCAACTGCCTGCTGATCCTCCTCCCCGTGTGCCGGAACCTTCTGTCCCTCATCAGAGGCTCTCTTGTG TGTTGCAGTCGTAGTTTGAGGAAGCAGCTGGACAAAAACATCGACTTCCACAAGCTGGTGGCCTACACCATCGCCTTGATGACAG CCGTCCACGTCATCGCCCACCTCCTCAACTTTGAGTGGTACAACAACAGCAGAAGAGGAGAATATGGCGAGCTCAGCACGGCGTTGTCCGACCTGGAGGACAGCAGCAACACCACCTACCTGAACCCCTTCAGGAGCACCGACATA GACCCCCAGCAGAACCCAACTTACGTGGTGTTCACCACCATCGCCGGCATCACGGGGGTCATCATCACGCTGGCCCTCATCCTCATCATCACCTCCTCCATGGAGGTCATCCGCCGCAGCTACTTTGAGGTCTTCTGGTACACGCACCACTTCTTCATCATCTTCTTCGCCGGCCTGGTCATCCACGGCGCCGG GCGCATTGTGAGGAGTCAGACCACCACCAACCCACCGCACAACTTCACCATTTGCAAAGATCGCTTTAACGACTGGGGGAGGATTCCAGAGTGCCCTGTCCCTCAGTTTGCGGGAGGCTTCCCTCAG ACGTGGATGTGGGTGATCGGGCCCATGATTTTGTACTTGTGTGAGCGCCTGCTTCGTCTGGTTCGCTACCTGCAAACGGTCCATTACAGAAAG ATCGTCCTGAGGCCGTCCAAGGTGCTGGAGCTGCAGCTGGTCAAGAGCGGATTCAAGATGGAGGTGGGCCAGTACGTCTTCCTCAACTGCCCGGCCATCTCGCAGCTGGAGTGGCACCCCTTCACCATGACCTCGGCCCCCGAGGAGGACTTCTTCAGCGTCCACATCCGCTCGGCCGGGGACTGGACTGAAAAACTCATCAGCATCATGGAGCAGCTCCCAGAGGGGATCCAGGGGCCCAA GATGGGTGTAGACGGCCCCTTCGGTACCGCCAGCGAGGACGTGTTCACCTACGAGGTCAGCATGCTGGTCGGCGCCGGCATTGGAGTCACGCCCTTCGCCTCCATCCTCAAGTCTATCTGGTACAAGTTCAAAGAGTCCAACCCTAAGCTGCGCACCAGGAAG ATCTACTTTTATTGGCTCTGCCGCGAAACTCACGCCTTCGAGTGGTTCGCCGACCTCCTGCAGGTGCTGGAGAGGGAGATGGAGGAGAGGGGCATCGGGGATTTCCTCACCTACAAGCTCTTTCTAACCGGGTGGGATCAAAGCCAC GCCACTCATGCCATGGTGCACTTTGACAAGGAGACCGACGTGGTGACTGGGCTCAAACAGAAAACTTCTTATGGAAGACCCAACTGGGACAAGGAGTTCGAAGAAGTCCGCAAAGAGAACCCCTC GGCCGTGGTGGGAACGTTCTTGTGCGGCCCCGCCGTTTTGGCTAAAGTTTTGGAGAAGAAATGCGTCAAATTCTCAGACGTGGATCCCCGCAAGACCAAGTTCTACTTCAATAAGGAGAACTTCTAA